One window from the genome of [Clostridium] celerecrescens 18A encodes:
- a CDS encoding ClbS/DfsB family four-helix bundle protein, whose product MTEYKDKQELIDEISKRAELFIEEFSHIREADKDKPLDGVDRTPAQMVAYQLGWLNLLLFWEELEQQGSTVITPHPDYKWNNLGGLYESFYRQYESCSLQELCTMFNETVQKVMNMTESYSDDELFQPGGRRWAASTPSNWPIWKWIHINTVAPFQSFRSKIRKWKKLSPVSLYGRAEEKQHQS is encoded by the coding sequence ATGACAGAATATAAAGATAAACAGGAATTGATAGATGAAATCTCAAAACGGGCGGAGCTATTCATTGAAGAATTTTCCCACATCCGGGAAGCTGACAAGGATAAACCATTGGATGGTGTGGACAGGACGCCGGCGCAGATGGTGGCCTATCAATTAGGGTGGCTGAACCTCCTTCTTTTCTGGGAAGAGCTAGAGCAGCAGGGAAGTACAGTTATCACCCCTCATCCTGATTATAAATGGAATAACCTGGGTGGCTTGTATGAGAGCTTTTACAGGCAATACGAATCATGCAGTTTACAGGAATTATGTACCATGTTTAACGAAACGGTTCAAAAAGTTATGAATATGACAGAAAGTTACTCAGATGATGAGCTTTTTCAGCCCGGAGGCAGGAGGTGGGCTGCTTCTACTCCTTCCAATTGGCCGATCTGGAAATGGATCCACATCAATACGGTAGCTCCTTTTCAGTCATTTAGAAGTAAAATCAGAAAATGGAAGAAGCTGTCACCGGTCTCTCTGTATGGGCGGGCTGAGGAAAAACAGCACCAGTCCTAG
- a CDS encoding DMT family transporter: MKTNIGLYLALLFGVFSLSTSAIFVRLANAPSAITAFFRLFFAALLLLPFLLTSKENKRQLMSLSKKQWTLGILSGLLLSAHYMLWFESLRHTSVASSTVIVTLQPLFSIAIGFIFLKERFHKLAIGGCLIAIAGCFLIGWGDFQISSQALFGDLLAFLAAGFISIYFFIGQAIRKELSAVPYSVISYLSSSVFLGCCAIMERSSFSGYPAATWMAFGGLALISTVFGQFIFNWLLKWIPATVISMSILGETIGTCILAYFILNEAISFQQGAGIATILLGLVLFFLSPPIQRDR, translated from the coding sequence TTGAAAACGAATATTGGACTGTACCTGGCTCTTCTTTTCGGTGTCTTTTCCCTTTCCACTTCCGCTATTTTCGTGCGCCTGGCAAATGCCCCCTCCGCCATAACGGCATTTTTCCGGTTATTTTTTGCCGCTTTGCTCCTTTTGCCATTTTTACTGACCAGCAAGGAAAACAAGCGTCAACTGATGTCCCTTTCGAAAAAGCAATGGACACTGGGGATTTTGTCAGGACTGCTTTTATCCGCCCATTATATGCTGTGGTTTGAATCATTAAGACATACGTCAGTGGCGAGCTCCACCGTAATTGTAACACTGCAGCCCCTATTCTCTATTGCCATCGGATTTATTTTTCTAAAAGAGCGTTTCCATAAGTTGGCCATCGGAGGCTGCCTGATCGCCATTGCCGGCTGCTTTCTGATCGGATGGGGAGATTTTCAAATAAGCTCCCAGGCCCTGTTTGGGGATCTGCTGGCATTCCTGGCGGCAGGATTTATCAGCATCTACTTTTTTATCGGCCAGGCAATTAGAAAGGAATTATCCGCGGTTCCTTACTCCGTCATAAGTTATTTAAGCAGTTCCGTTTTCCTGGGATGCTGTGCAATAATGGAGCGCAGCTCATTTTCCGGCTATCCTGCAGCCACCTGGATGGCCTTTGGGGGATTAGCTCTTATATCAACTGTATTTGGTCAGTTTATTTTTAATTGGCTGTTAAAGTGGATTCCTGCAACCGTTATATCCATGAGCATTTTAGGCGAAACCATTGGTACATGTATTCTGGCTTATTTTATTTTAAATGAAGCAATCTCCTTTCAGCAGGGAGCGGGGATTGCTACGATTCTGCTAGGACTGGTGCTGTTTTTCCTCAGCCCGCCCATACAGAGAGACCGGTGA
- the recQ gene encoding DNA helicase RecQ, which produces MDKFQALKHYFGYDSFREGQEILIDSILSGKDALGIMPTGSGKSLCFQIPALMMEGITLVISPLISLMKDQVTTLNQAGIHAAYLNSSLTASQYYKALAYAREGRYPIIYVAPERLVTDEFLDFALSTNISMVAVDEAHCVSQWGQDFRPSYLKIVDFIDRLPKRPVISAFTATATEEVREDVIDILMLREPAVVSTGYDRPNLYLGVQSPKDKYATLKNYVECHPDQCGIIYCLTRKLVEEVCDRLNQEGFSATRYHAGLSDEERRKNQEDFIFDRSRIMVATNAFGMGIDKSNVRFVIHYNMPKNLESYYQEVGRCSRDGEPGECILLYNGQDVVTNQIFIDNNQDNQELDSLTRQMVMERDRERLKKMTFYSFTNECLRDYILRYFGEYGENYCGNCSNCLSQFETVDVTDITKELVGCVKASRQRYGTAVIIDTVHGANTAKIRNYRMNENPHYGNLAKVPAYKLRQVMNHLFLNDWLAITNDEYAIVKLTEKSKAVLEDGESVIMKMAKEQEPVEKVKSGKKIKKSSASALELTEGEAALFETLRALRMVIAKEEKVPPYIVFSDKTLVHMSVKKPKTKEEMLSVSGVGEFKFEKYGERFLAVFL; this is translated from the coding sequence ATGGATAAATTTCAAGCATTAAAGCACTATTTCGGCTACGACAGTTTCCGGGAGGGGCAGGAAATTCTTATCGACAGTATTTTGTCCGGAAAAGACGCCCTGGGAATCATGCCCACCGGTTCCGGAAAATCCCTGTGCTTCCAAATTCCAGCTCTTATGATGGAAGGAATCACACTGGTTATTTCTCCCCTGATCTCCCTCATGAAGGACCAGGTAACAACACTCAATCAAGCAGGTATTCATGCCGCTTATCTTAACAGTTCTTTGACTGCAAGTCAGTATTATAAGGCCCTGGCCTATGCGCGGGAAGGGCGATACCCCATTATTTATGTAGCACCGGAACGTCTTGTGACGGATGAATTTCTGGATTTTGCATTAAGTACAAATATTTCTATGGTAGCGGTGGATGAAGCTCACTGTGTATCCCAGTGGGGACAGGATTTCAGACCCAGCTATTTAAAAATCGTGGATTTTATTGACAGGCTTCCAAAACGTCCGGTCATCAGCGCATTTACGGCCACTGCTACCGAAGAAGTCCGTGAAGATGTCATTGATATTCTCATGCTCAGAGAGCCTGCCGTGGTGTCTACGGGATATGACAGACCCAATCTTTATCTGGGAGTTCAGTCTCCTAAGGATAAGTATGCTACATTAAAGAACTATGTGGAATGCCACCCGGATCAATGCGGGATTATTTACTGTCTGACCAGAAAGCTGGTGGAAGAGGTATGTGACCGGCTGAATCAAGAGGGATTTTCGGCAACCAGGTACCACGCCGGGTTAAGCGATGAGGAGCGGAGGAAGAACCAGGAGGACTTTATCTTTGATAGAAGCCGGATCATGGTGGCAACCAATGCTTTTGGCATGGGAATCGATAAATCCAATGTACGGTTTGTTATCCATTACAACATGCCGAAGAACCTGGAGTCCTACTATCAGGAAGTGGGCCGGTGCTCCAGAGACGGAGAGCCGGGGGAATGCATTCTGTTATACAATGGTCAGGATGTCGTGACTAATCAGATATTTATTGACAATAACCAGGATAATCAGGAGCTGGATTCCCTTACCCGCCAGATGGTCATGGAGCGGGATCGTGAACGGCTTAAGAAGATGACCTTTTACTCCTTTACCAACGAATGCCTCAGGGACTACATCCTGCGGTACTTTGGGGAGTATGGGGAAAATTACTGCGGCAACTGTTCCAACTGCTTAAGCCAGTTTGAAACAGTGGATGTGACGGATATTACAAAAGAACTGGTGGGATGCGTAAAGGCAAGCAGGCAGAGGTATGGAACTGCGGTCATTATCGATACGGTACATGGAGCCAATACGGCAAAGATCAGAAACTACCGGATGAATGAGAATCCTCATTATGGAAATCTGGCAAAGGTTCCTGCCTATAAGCTTCGGCAGGTGATGAACCATTTATTTTTAAACGATTGGTTAGCCATAACCAATGATGAATACGCCATTGTTAAGCTGACAGAGAAATCAAAGGCGGTACTGGAAGATGGTGAATCCGTGATCATGAAGATGGCTAAGGAACAGGAACCTGTGGAGAAGGTTAAGAGCGGAAAGAAGATAAAGAAATCAAGTGCATCTGCACTGGAATTGACAGAAGGGGAGGCTGCTTTGTTTGAAACTCTAAGGGCGCTTCGGATGGTAATTGCCAAAGAGGAAAAAGTACCGCCCTATATTGTATTCTCCGATAAAACCCTGGTACATATGTCCGTGAAGAAACCGAAGACAAAGGAAGAGATGCTGTCAGTTTCCGGGGTAGGAGAATTTAAGTTCGAGAAATATGGTGAGAGGTTTTTAGCGGTTTTTTTGTAA
- a CDS encoding exonuclease SbcCD subunit D — protein MKIFHLSDLHIGKQLNGYSLKENQEKVLNQIVDYAAAQQPDAVLICGDIYDKTAPSGEAYTMFGNFLEALSGIKPEITVLIIAGNHDSPERLSYASAFLERHRIHLSVFPPRSQEEYLKKVILRDENGPVNFYLLPFLKPGYVRQLFLDNQPEGYESAIRAVLERETIDAGERNILLSHQFYAAGNKDPETCESEQAVIMAGGLDRVDASVLSDFDYIALGHLHGSQKVGKAFIRYCGTPYKYSVSEENHKKSVTVVNIGKKGDEPELEFLPLNGIQDVRREIGTLSEILKRASEEKRHDYVSVTLTDEEEPYRVRERLEEVFDHLLELRVDNERTRQKRLEEGETVPVLKPLEAFRQFFKAVRGEEMTMEEEQAMERIVQEAKEEEGL, from the coding sequence ATGAAGATTTTTCATTTATCTGATTTGCATATCGGAAAACAGTTAAACGGCTACAGTTTAAAAGAAAACCAGGAAAAAGTCCTAAATCAGATTGTGGATTATGCAGCGGCCCAGCAACCGGATGCTGTACTGATCTGCGGCGATATTTATGATAAAACGGCTCCTTCCGGTGAGGCATATACCATGTTTGGCAATTTCCTGGAAGCCCTTTCCGGAATAAAGCCAGAGATCACGGTCCTGATCATTGCAGGAAACCATGATTCGCCGGAACGTCTGTCCTATGCCTCGGCCTTTCTGGAACGGCATCGCATTCATTTATCCGTGTTCCCGCCCAGGAGCCAGGAGGAGTACTTAAAAAAGGTGATATTACGGGATGAAAATGGTCCGGTGAATTTCTACCTCCTGCCCTTTTTAAAACCTGGGTATGTCAGGCAGCTTTTTCTTGACAATCAGCCGGAGGGATACGAAAGTGCCATAAGAGCTGTACTGGAGAGAGAAACCATCGATGCCGGAGAGCGAAACATCCTTTTATCCCATCAATTTTACGCAGCAGGCAATAAAGACCCGGAAACCTGTGAGTCAGAGCAGGCGGTCATCATGGCGGGCGGTTTGGACCGGGTAGATGCCTCTGTTCTTTCTGACTTTGATTACATAGCTCTGGGACATCTCCACGGTTCCCAAAAGGTGGGCAAGGCTTTTATTCGATACTGCGGGACTCCCTATAAATATTCCGTCAGCGAAGAAAACCATAAAAAATCAGTCACTGTGGTGAATATAGGTAAAAAAGGAGACGAACCGGAGCTTGAATTCCTTCCGCTCAATGGAATCCAGGATGTGAGGCGGGAAATAGGAACCTTGTCTGAAATTCTTAAAAGAGCCTCAGAAGAAAAACGCCATGATTATGTCAGCGTCACGCTCACCGATGAAGAGGAGCCTTACCGGGTCAGAGAACGCTTAGAAGAGGTGTTTGATCATTTACTGGAGCTTCGGGTGGATAATGAGCGCACCAGGCAAAAGCGTCTGGAAGAGGGAGAGACCGTACCGGTTCTTAAACCTTTGGAGGCATTTCGGCAGTTTTTCAAGGCGGTAAGAGGGGAAGAGATGACAATGGAGGAAGAACAGGCCATGGAGCGTATCGTACAGGAAGCAAAGGAGGAAGAGGGATTATGA
- a CDS encoding SbcC/MukB-like Walker B domain-containing protein — MKPLQLTMSAFGSYGGKETVDFEKIGHGIFLITGDTGAGKTTIFDAVSFALFGETSGQKREPSMMRSQYAAEDQETYVSLKFSEGGERYEITRSPSYTRISKRRNKNGEYSAVPVPAKASLLLPDGSEYPGSLRDINQKIQEIVGVDLNQFSQIAMIAQGDYLRLLHASSRERKEIFSRIFNTGIYSRIQLKLKEQNNFFYDSLENNRRLCFHELENVVLLDESTYQQSWRELLDFKETRTEEIKNLLGSILAEIKKKEQELCEERDHRGKLLSEVEGQLSRAQEVNRLFDGLMQAKARLDILEGQKEQWLEIEEQLKEAIRAEKAKGPENQFLGKKREYEAAIKRTQQLKKELEEITLALASAEKVAKETREASQGEVPKLSVFIERLNESMPLYGRWKTMERSSLDKKREEEEAGQYFHRIEAGLIRLKERLAANETRQEKLEKGARSLLEIRQRKTVLLERQQAMENLEKAAKAGEAADLKREEYQEAVICAQKDYEQAEAHYNDRFREFLALQAGIMAKELADGVPCPVCGSVHHPLKAELIEDAVTQEEVEQAKKARNQAEERRSQAVQAAVRALEVCRHLKELLEGEEEKWFGTSFPQDQLRVRLYDERERAGMLLQEVEKEEQEALESDRLLKKLLEERKADRGKLEELEHKKEETMNNWQQKQLDRAAAVAEAVHIKKLLPYPEEEEAMGKLAGFKKRKEELLRAEEQADKRFQYILVKEKEGKGRLVSEEENKETRRLALEQADAAFQSALVELGFIKEEDYHKAKRAPEIVRQWEQETGNYEKELLKARTVYGQFKEQTKGRERIETEQWKGQAEALKDEQKQLQTRVARVTAIGSRALQAAQNLERLWKEREQLEEKYRLYHTLFQTANGKMAGSVSLDFQTYVQRQYFNQMIHAANKRLDVMTDGQFLLQCRDLETLGKQGEVGLDLDVYSMATDKVRDVKTLSGGESFMAALAMALGMTDIIQRTAGNVSMDALFIDEGFGSLDEESRLKAVRILQELAGGHRLIGIVSHVTELKEQIGKKLLVKKTEKGSRILWDLDILPDGL; from the coding sequence ATGAAGCCATTGCAGTTGACCATGTCCGCTTTTGGTTCCTATGGAGGAAAGGAAACCGTGGATTTTGAAAAAATCGGTCACGGAATTTTCCTTATTACAGGAGATACGGGAGCAGGAAAGACCACCATTTTTGATGCCGTTTCATTTGCCCTGTTCGGGGAAACAAGCGGACAGAAGCGGGAGCCTTCCATGATGCGCAGCCAGTATGCGGCAGAAGACCAGGAAACTTATGTTTCCCTGAAATTCTCTGAAGGGGGTGAGAGGTATGAAATTACAAGAAGCCCCTCCTATACAAGGATCAGTAAAAGAAGAAATAAAAATGGAGAATATTCTGCAGTCCCTGTTCCGGCAAAGGCCTCCCTCCTCTTGCCCGATGGATCAGAGTACCCAGGCAGCCTTCGGGATATCAACCAGAAGATCCAGGAAATTGTAGGTGTGGACTTAAACCAGTTCTCGCAAATCGCCATGATTGCCCAGGGAGATTATTTAAGGCTTCTTCATGCATCTTCCAGAGAACGGAAAGAGATATTCTCCAGGATCTTTAACACCGGGATTTACAGCCGCATCCAGTTGAAATTAAAAGAGCAGAACAATTTTTTTTATGACAGTCTGGAGAACAACCGCAGGTTATGTTTTCATGAACTGGAAAATGTAGTACTTTTGGATGAAAGCACTTATCAGCAATCATGGCGGGAGCTTTTAGATTTTAAGGAGACAAGGACAGAGGAGATTAAGAATCTTTTAGGTTCCATTCTGGCAGAGATAAAGAAAAAAGAACAGGAGCTTTGTGAAGAACGGGACCATAGGGGAAAGCTTCTTTCAGAAGTGGAAGGGCAGTTAAGCCGGGCCCAGGAAGTGAACCGTCTCTTTGACGGCCTTATGCAGGCAAAGGCCAGGCTGGATATTCTGGAAGGCCAGAAGGAACAATGGCTGGAGATAGAAGAGCAATTAAAGGAAGCCATCCGGGCAGAAAAGGCAAAAGGCCCGGAGAACCAGTTCTTAGGTAAAAAAAGAGAATATGAGGCAGCCATAAAGAGGACCCAACAGCTTAAAAAGGAATTGGAGGAGATAACCCTTGCTCTTGCATCTGCAGAAAAGGTGGCTAAGGAAACCAGGGAGGCCTCCCAGGGAGAAGTTCCCAAGCTGTCAGTTTTCATCGAACGGTTAAATGAGTCCATGCCGCTCTATGGCCGCTGGAAAACCATGGAGAGATCTTCCCTTGATAAGAAAAGAGAGGAAGAGGAGGCCGGACAGTACTTCCATAGAATTGAGGCCGGACTGATCCGGTTAAAGGAGCGCCTGGCTGCAAACGAAACAAGGCAGGAAAAGCTGGAAAAAGGGGCAAGGAGTCTGCTGGAAATAAGACAGAGAAAAACTGTGCTCCTGGAGCGGCAGCAGGCCATGGAAAACCTTGAGAAAGCAGCTAAGGCAGGGGAGGCGGCAGATTTAAAACGAGAGGAATACCAGGAAGCGGTTATATGCGCCCAGAAAGATTACGAACAGGCGGAAGCGCACTATAATGACAGGTTTCGTGAGTTTCTGGCGTTGCAGGCTGGAATTATGGCTAAGGAGCTGGCAGATGGAGTCCCCTGTCCTGTCTGCGGTTCTGTCCATCATCCTCTGAAGGCAGAGCTGATAGAGGATGCTGTCACCCAGGAAGAGGTGGAGCAGGCAAAGAAGGCCAGAAATCAGGCAGAGGAACGGCGATCCCAGGCCGTTCAAGCTGCCGTCAGGGCCTTGGAGGTCTGCCGTCACTTAAAGGAGCTGCTGGAGGGAGAGGAAGAAAAATGGTTTGGGACTTCTTTCCCTCAGGATCAGCTTCGTGTCCGTCTGTATGACGAAAGAGAACGGGCCGGCATGCTTTTGCAGGAAGTGGAAAAGGAAGAACAGGAGGCATTGGAGTCTGACCGCCTTCTTAAGAAGCTTCTGGAAGAGAGGAAAGCGGACCGGGGGAAACTTGAGGAACTGGAACATAAAAAAGAAGAGACAATGAACAATTGGCAGCAGAAACAGCTGGACAGGGCAGCTGCTGTTGCAGAGGCGGTTCACATAAAGAAGCTTCTTCCGTACCCAGAGGAAGAGGAAGCCATGGGGAAGCTGGCTGGTTTCAAAAAAAGGAAAGAGGAGCTTTTAAGAGCAGAGGAGCAGGCGGATAAACGATTCCAGTATATCTTAGTGAAAGAAAAGGAAGGGAAAGGCCGCCTGGTTTCGGAAGAGGAAAACAAAGAGACGCGAAGGCTTGCACTTGAGCAGGCAGATGCCGCGTTCCAATCCGCCTTGGTGGAGCTGGGATTTATAAAAGAAGAGGATTACCATAAGGCAAAGCGGGCGCCGGAAATTGTAAGGCAGTGGGAGCAGGAAACAGGGAATTATGAAAAGGAACTGTTAAAGGCCCGCACCGTTTATGGCCAGTTTAAGGAGCAGACAAAGGGGCGCGAAAGGATAGAAACGGAGCAATGGAAAGGACAGGCGGAAGCTCTTAAGGACGAACAGAAACAGTTGCAGACCAGGGTGGCAAGGGTCACGGCCATTGGCAGCAGGGCTCTTCAGGCTGCCCAAAATCTGGAGCGGCTGTGGAAGGAGAGAGAGCAGCTGGAAGAGAAGTACCGTCTGTACCATACCCTGTTTCAGACAGCCAACGGGAAAATGGCAGGCTCCGTCAGCCTGGACTTTCAGACCTATGTCCAGAGGCAGTACTTTAACCAGATGATCCATGCGGCTAACAAACGGCTTGACGTTATGACAGACGGCCAGTTCCTGCTCCAGTGCAGGGATTTGGAAACACTTGGAAAGCAGGGGGAGGTAGGCCTGGATTTGGATGTGTACAGTATGGCAACGGATAAGGTACGTGATGTTAAAACACTTTCCGGCGGAGAATCCTTCATGGCAGCTCTTGCCATGGCTCTTGGTATGACGGATATCATCCAGCGCACGGCAGGGAATGTGAGTATGGATGCTCTTTTCATTGACGAAGGTTTTGGTTCTCTGGATGAGGAATCCAGGCTTAAGGCAGTCCGCATCCTTCAGGAGCTGGCCGGGGGGCACAGACTGATCGGGATTGTTTCCCATGTGACGGAATTAAAGGAACAGATCGGAAAGAAGCTTCTGGTGAAAAAAACAGAAAAAGGAAGCAGGATTTTGTGGGATTTAGATATCCTTCCTGATGGTTTATGA
- a CDS encoding dihydrofolate reductase has translation MNIIVAVDKNWSIGNQGQLLVSIPEDKKLFREETMGKVIVMGRKTLESLPGKQPLYGRINIVLTRDPDYKVKGAVVCHSLPEALKELGNYPEEDCFIIGGQSIYEQFFPYCKTAHVTYIDYMYSADTHFTNLDQDPTWEMAAESDEQTYFDLCYTFRMYQRKG, from the coding sequence ATGAATATCATTGTTGCAGTGGATAAAAACTGGTCCATCGGCAATCAGGGCCAGCTTCTTGTTTCCATCCCAGAGGATAAAAAGCTGTTCCGGGAGGAAACCATGGGGAAGGTGATCGTCATGGGACGAAAGACACTTGAGAGCCTTCCTGGAAAGCAGCCGCTCTATGGAAGAATCAACATCGTATTGACCAGGGATCCGGATTATAAAGTAAAGGGAGCAGTTGTCTGCCACAGCCTTCCAGAGGCCCTTAAAGAGCTTGGTAATTATCCGGAGGAGGATTGCTTTATCATAGGCGGGCAAAGTATTTACGAACAGTTTTTCCCATATTGTAAAACGGCCCATGTGACTTATATTGACTATATGTACAGTGCCGATACACATTTCACCAATCTGGACCAGGATCCGACATGGGAAATGGCGGCGGAAAGCGATGAACAGACTTATTTTGATTTATGCTATACGTTCCGCATGTATCAGAGGAAAGGTTAA